The Deltaproteobacteria bacterium genome window below encodes:
- a CDS encoding PilZ domain-containing protein — translation MELHDCPRCRNAFYTALYTTTIVRCPYCGFEGKTEGREKRKDVRARVGKDCVLTADRESIRAKVVDICERGIGVLATGDIPEGKTFRVVVEDFDLEASAIIVWKTRVGGGPARAGLRFI, via the coding sequence ATGGAATTACACGATTGTCCCAGGTGCAGGAACGCCTTCTACACGGCCTTATATACGACCACTATCGTAAGATGTCCTTACTGCGGCTTTGAAGGCAAAACGGAAGGGCGGGAAAAGCGGAAGGATGTAAGGGCAAGGGTAGGCAAGGACTGCGTCCTCACCGCGGATAGGGAAAGCATAAGGGCGAAGGTCGTTGATATCTGCGAACGCGGGATAGGCGTCCTCGCAACCGGCGATATCCCGGAGGGAAAGACCTTCAGGGTCGTGGTCGAGGATTTTGATCTGGAGGCAAGCGCAATAATCGTCTGGAAAACCCGTGTCGGAGGAGGCCCTGCAAGGGCCGGGCTGAGATTTATATAA
- a CDS encoding choice-of-anchor N protein: protein MLAKIKYSMLAVAAVLVLGFKPSTSHAVPALQLDIEGGSYDSTTQTIVANSDPFTLYAFLRTNDSNLLSDSFYLSVAVLPSLGYDSEGLDLGSFTLNGVSYDVTSDMYYGTPPVEEYYNTLDGNDLGPHDVYPTYFYEHEFQFDENLTTARYNTQDRATTGTVETENGLMYYISFSIDTTQLAADYVLHFDLYNTKVKRGGDIDISMFAPFSHDAESKKVPEPGTLILLGSGMVGFYAHSRLRRKRS, encoded by the coding sequence ATGCTTGCCAAGATAAAATATTCCATGCTGGCCGTGGCTGCCGTTCTGGTGCTGGGATTCAAGCCGAGCACAAGCCATGCGGTTCCTGCCCTGCAGCTCGATATAGAGGGGGGCAGTTATGATTCCACTACCCAGACGATAGTGGCCAACTCCGACCCGTTTACGCTTTACGCGTTCCTGAGAACGAACGACTCTAATCTCTTAAGCGATTCGTTCTATCTCTCGGTCGCTGTCCTGCCCTCTCTCGGGTATGACTCGGAAGGCCTGGACCTGGGGTCTTTTACCCTTAACGGGGTAAGCTATGATGTCACTTCGGATATGTATTACGGGACCCCGCCTGTCGAGGAGTACTATAATACTCTCGACGGAAACGACCTGGGGCCCCATGACGTCTACCCGACCTACTTCTACGAGCACGAGTTCCAATTCGACGAGAACCTTACTACCGCCAGGTACAATACCCAGGACCGGGCGACCACCGGGACCGTAGAAACTGAGAACGGCCTCATGTATTACATTTCGTTCTCAATCGACACCACCCAGCTTGCCGCCGACTATGTACTCCATTTCGACCTTTACAACACGAAAGTTAAAAGAGGAGGCGACATCGATATCTCGATGTTCGCGCCGTTCTCGCATGACGCGGAATCAAAGAAGGTGCCTGAGCCCGGCACGTTAATACTCCTCGGAAGCGGCATGGTAGGCTTCTATGCCCACAGCCGCCTGAGGAGGAAGAGGAGCTAA
- the cysC gene encoding adenylyl-sulfate kinase — protein sequence MFLIKSKRGGVMQRGYTIWFTGLSGAGKTTLSNLLHRKLQEFGITNIEILDGDVVRTHLSKGLGFTKEDRDTNIRRIGWVAHLLTKHKVPNLVSAISPYREVRNEVRKMIEHAGGAGAFIEVFVDCPVEVCEGRDVKGLYAKARKGEIKQFTGIDDPYEAPHNPEIHIRTDRLTTEEGVDLILRHLAEKGFITGQSIRSNI from the coding sequence ATGTTCTTAATAAAATCGAAGCGAGGAGGGGTTATGCAGCGGGGGTACACAATATGGTTCACAGGGCTTTCTGGCGCAGGCAAGACTACGCTCTCGAACCTCCTTCACCGCAAGCTTCAGGAATTCGGCATTACCAATATAGAGATACTTGACGGCGATGTCGTAAGGACGCACCTTTCAAAGGGGCTCGGCTTTACCAAGGAAGACAGAGACACGAACATCAGGAGAATAGGATGGGTAGCGCATCTGCTTACGAAACATAAGGTCCCGAACCTGGTCTCGGCTATCTCGCCCTACAGGGAAGTAAGAAATGAGGTCAGAAAGATGATAGAGCATGCCGGCGGGGCTGGCGCGTTTATCGAGGTCTTTGTTGATTGCCCCGTAGAAGTCTGCGAGGGAAGGGACGTAAAGGGGCTGTACGCAAAAGCGCGCAAGGGCGAGATAAAGCAGTTCACGGGCATTGACGACCCGTATGAGGCGCCCCACAACCCTGAAATCCATATTCGGACGGACCGGTTGACGACCGAAGAGGGAGTAGATTTGATTTTGAGGCATCTCGCTGAGAAAGGTTTTATAACCGGTCAGTCCATTCGGAGTAATATATAG